In the genome of Pichia kudriavzevii chromosome 4, complete sequence, one region contains:
- a CDS encoding uncharacterized protein (PKUD0D02570; similar to Saccharomyces cerevisiae YCR073W-A (SOL2) and YNR034W (SOL1); ancestral locus Anc_6.345) gives MTTAVPLIYSFPEFSGVAEAVADLVITAQNKALTKDDDASLRKQLKESSKRFKISISGGSLINVLVEGLLNRDDIQWNKWDIYFSDERLVPFDSPESNYGQAKRKLFDKLKTKPNIYHIDESLLHDPQECADKYEKTLIKGFASKDSVKLPMFDLILLGCAPDGHVASLFPNHESLRENYAWCVPVTEAPVPPRERISLSIPVICHSHLVAFVVEGSTKAPVLRTIMERPDKGLPASILMEKAAGKVAWFVDDDAIKDVVGITKKRYKFTALNK, from the coding sequence ATGACCACCGCAGTCCCCCTCATCTACTCATTCCCGGAATTCTCAGGTGTCGCTGAAGCCGTGGCCGATTTAGTCATCACAGCCCAAAACAAGGCACTCACTAAAGACGACGATGCTTCGCTGCGGAAACAGCTCAAGGAATCGTCAAAGAGGTTCAAGATCAGTATCTCTGGTGGATCATTGATCAACGTTTTGGTGGAAGGTCTCCTCAATAGAGACGATATACAATGGAATAAATGGGACATTTACTTCAGTGACGAAAGATTGGTGCCTTTTGACTCACCAGAATCTAATTACGGACAGGCAAAACGTAAATTGTTCGACAAGTTGAAGACAAAACCAAACATTTACCATATTGACGAATCACTTCTTCATGATCCGCAAGAATGCGCAGACAAGTACGAAAAGACCCTTATCAAAGGCTTTGCCTCAAAGGACAGCGTCAAATTGCCAATGTTTGACTTGATATTACTAGGTTGCGCTCCAGACGGACACGTTGCCTCCTTGTTCCCCAACCATGAGTCCCTTAGAGAAAACTACGCTTGGTGTGTCCCCGTTACAGAAGCCCCGGTACCTCCAAGGGAACGTATCTCTCTCTCCATACCGGTGATTTGTCATTCCCATTTGGTTGCCTTTGTTGTGGAAGGCTCGACTAAGGCACCCGTCTTACGAACCATCATGGAGAGACCCGACAAGGGATTACCTGCCTCCATCCTCATGGAGAAGGCTGCCGGCAAAGTGGCCTGGTTTGTCGACGATGATGCAATTAAAGACGTTGTGGGAATAACAAAGAAACGCTACAAATTCACCGCACttaacaaatga
- a CDS encoding uncharacterized protein (PKUD0D02580; Pfam Domains: LMBR1(6.4e-06)): protein MCTLFYFNLFFFFLSFPFQYYIVLLLPPSPSFFRLSSLALFSNSIYIQYSKMSTIIVICSIVTLCVSYAILRSLTDTSRLSVPLSITLIVSLFLPLSVTFLIPIDINHSIPILWRANYWTTFMLTWFILPFWQYYLTSGEFNTVLRVKSSLLQLCKFLGLLIILSIVGLFWLIIRGMFQLSYISATIVTASHCYSLLMVVWLMMHGLIHIPKRFFTWSYPGKLELLYRKVNTLETERNDALFEYKEICGYINGLEVGNDVERRDAVLKLKSKVPPEFEHIRDVTFHEELTLVKAHELIKKAEWNYLHNDTVFRDTLADIQYYEKAVMDEGIFYKYIMPSFNSILFVLFTVIAFIVLESEIMHGTRFSILGWIIYGQYTAIIMSFVLVLMMICSLKTLSLIKLFDIYRVEFNGKSDPVSTIFFISYACRLTIPLGYNFMIMLNEKVVGDSSFLAFVNGNLKLIPIGVILNDIIPRLSIVPVLLSIFGIWGKLKRWMDGWIDIDLDIGNDDGIGGVQSGKVIAHRYINDGFLNDENTKLSIWRQITFTLQNGVYRLRNMLVRNRGTQLELDLDYDDYDLDNRIV, encoded by the coding sequence atgtgTACTCTCTTTTACTTCaacctgtttttttttttcctttcctttCCATTCCAATACTATATAGTCTTGCTTCTACCTCCTTccccttcttttttccGACTCTCATCTCTTGCACTCTTTTCTAATTCCATATACATCCAATATTCGAAAATGTCGACAATTATCGTCATTTGCTCAATTGTCACATTGTGCGTATCATACGCAATTCTAAGATCTTTGACAGATACCTCGAGATTGTCGGTACCACTATCTATAACGTTGATAGTATCGTTGTTCTTACCACTTTCGGTGACGTTCCTCATTCCAATCGACATCAACCACTCGATACCCATACTATGGAGGGCCAATTATTGGACCACCTTTATGTTGACGTGGTTCATCTTGCCATTCTGGCAGTATTACCTCACTTCCGGTGAGTTCAATACGGTGTTGCGTGTCAAGTCGTCACTCCTTCAACTTTGTAAGTTCCTTGGCTTGTTGATCATTCTCTCCATAGTCGGTCTCTTTTGGTTGATTATTAGGGGGATGTTTCAGCTCAGCTACATTAGTGCCACAATTGTCACTGCATCCCACTGCTATTCGCTTCTAATGGTTGTTTGGTTGATGATGCATGGATTGATCCATATTCCAAAGAGATTTTTCACATGGTCGTATCCGGGTAAATTGGAGCTCTTATATAGGAAGGTAAATACCCTAGAGACTGAACGTAATGATGCACTATTTGAATATAAGGAGATTTGTGGATATATCAATGGATTGGAAGTTGGAAACGATGTTGAGCGTCGTGATGCagtattgaaattgaagtcAAAAGTCCCTCCTGAATTTGAGCATATTAGGGACGTTACGTTCCACGAAGAACTGACCCTTGTTAAGGCACACGAATTGATCAAGAAGGCAGAATGGAATTATCTACATAATGACACCGTGTTCAGAGACACATTGGCAGATATACAGTATTATGAGAAGGCAGTGATGGATGAAGGAATCTTCTACAAGTATATCATGCCTTCGTTCAATAGTATTCTATTTGTTTTATTCACCGTCATTGCATTTATTGTCTTGGAGAGCGAAATCATGCATGGCACTCGGTTCTCTATACTAGGTTGGATAATCTATGGTCAATATACAGCTATAATTATGTCATTTGTTTTGGTGCTGATGATGATCTGCTCATTGAAAACACTTTCATTGATCAAGCTATTTGATATTTACAGGGTTGAATTTAATGGCAAGAGTGATCCAGTTAgtactatttttttcataaGTTATGCATGTCGCTTAACAATACCGTTGGGTTATAATTTCATGATCATGTTGAATGAAAAAGTAGTTGGCGACTCCTCATTCTTGGCATTTGTCAATGGGAACTTGAAACTGATACCTATTGGTGTTATTTTAAATGATATAATCCCAAGGTTGTCTATTGTTCCTGTTTTATTGTCAATATTTGGTATTTGGgggaagttgaagagatGGATGGATGGGTGGATCGACATTGATTTGGACATTGGAAACGATGATGGGATCGGCGGTGTTCAATCAGGTAAGGTAATTGCACATAGATATATAAATGACGGATTCCTCAACGATGAAAATACAAAGTTATCCATATGGAGACAGATAACATTTACCCTACAAAATGGTGTGTATAGGTTGAGAAACATGTTGGTGAGAAACAGAGGTACCCAATTAGAACTCGACCTTGACTATGATGATTACGACCTAGATAACAGGATTGTGTAG
- a CDS encoding uncharacterized protein (PKUD0D02590; similar to Saccharomyces cerevisiae YCR079W (PTC6); ancestral locus Anc_6.353): MRLFQRGNVRRLSQHLVIHSRDASSPISFNVNLLKVPSNFGYSSSRINRMYNEDRWQTSILDMDVGQLVTDTSYSELMKNVDRVEEPKYGPCPKVENCVFAFGVFDGHGGDECSNYLKNHLFENVERLAITRESVDLMREFYKLKISGYWKRWNRRFGQVVIQECGLRNVEKWCKEYGVKFNDFVSGSKFWDVLDKMIASGNLTHWEIFRLRVWVSYLFTDLQFLTYENEFNSIQDKKGKVINSGSTCTSAFIYGIDWQDGDLNHYFYDEKVVSRLVVAHVGDTRAILCDKDGVARTLTKDHHPSNPIEAQRLRKLSAGLIMTDSFGEERYLNFANTRSFGDISAKNVGITAEPEISEWLIGDPSMVQSYKKRESLEIPDFGGDECFLVLTSDGVTNTLSDQEIVDIIMTNYNNKGHKWGNPSKCANEVVEFVQCIDGDDNATCLVVRLAGWGKWPILDRTGKLREERMMGSRYRL, translated from the coding sequence ATGCGATTGTTTCAGAGAGGTAATGTTAGAAGGCTGTCACAACATTTGGTGATACATTCAAGAGACGCCAGCTCACCCATAAGTTTCAATGTGAACTTGTTGAAGGTGCCGTCAAACTTTGGGTATTCGTCATCTAGAATCAACCGGATGTATAATGAGGATAGATGGCAAACTTCGATTCTTGACATGGATGTGGGTCAATTGGTTACAGACACAAGCTACAGTGAGCTGATGAAAAATGTGGATCGTGTAGAGGAACCCAAATATGGCCCATGTCCAAAGGTTGAAAACTGTGTCTTTGCATTTGGAGTTTTCGATGGACATGGAGGAGATGAGTGTTCCAATTATTTAAAGAACCACctatttgaaaatgttgagaGACTGGCCATCACCAGGGAAAGTGTTGACTTGATGAGAGAGTTCtataaattgaagatatcagGGTATTGGAAGAGATGGAATCGTCGTTTTGGACAAGTGGTTATACAAGAATGTGGATTAAggaatgttgaaaaatggtgCAAGGAATATGGGGTCAAATTTAACGATTTTGTCAGCGGAAGTAAGTTTTGGGACGTACTTGACAAAATGATAGCCAGTGGCAATCTAACCCATTGGGAGATATTTCGACTACGTGTTTGGGTTTCATACTTGTTTACAGATTTGCAGTTCCTAACATATGAAAACGAGTTCAATTCAATACAGGATAAAAAGGGCAAGGTAATTAACTCAGGTAGTACATGCACATCGGCATTTATATATGGGATTGATTGGCAAGATGGTGATTTGAATCACTACTTCTACGATGAGAAAGTAGTATCGAGGCTGGTAGTTGCGCATGTTGGTGACACACGAGCTATTCTATGTGATAAAGATGGAGTTGCTAGAACTCTTACCAAGGATCACCATCCGTCGAATCCTATTGAAGCGCAGAGgttgagaaaattgagTGCTGGGTTGATCATGACAGATTCATTTGGAGAGGAGAGATACCTAAACTTTGCCAATACCAGGTCTTTTGGGGATATAAGTGCGAAAAACGTTGGTATAACAGCGGAGCCTGAGATCAGTGAGTGGCTAATTGGGGACCCTTCCATGGTGCAGTCTTataaaaagagagaaagttTGGAAATACCCGATTTTGGAGGTGATGAATGTTTCCTTGTGTTAACAAGCGATGGAGTGACCAATACTTTGTCTGAtcaagaaattgttgaCATAATAATGACAAACTACAATAACAAAGGCCATAAGTGGGGGAACCCATCGAAATGTGCAAATGAGGTTGTTGAGTTTGTACAATGTATAGATGGTGATGACAATGCCACTTGTTTGGTTGTGAGGTTAGCTGGGTGGGGGAAGTGGCCAATCCTTGACCGCACGGGTAAACTAAGAGAGGAAAGAATGATGGGTTCTAGGTATCGGTTATAG
- a CDS encoding uncharacterized protein (PKUD0D02600; similar to Saccharomyces cerevisiae YNR037C (RSM19); ancestral locus Anc_6.354), with translation MRVSIVALGRSSWKGPFVVPLPIAQAKKNGTPIRTNARSCTILPQFVGLKFQIHNGRDYVQVEISEDMVGSKLGEFAHTRKRWSYTQTKNK, from the coding sequence ATGAGAGTTTCTATTGTTGCACTAGGAAGATCGTCTTGGAAAGGTCCATTTGTGGTTCCTCTTCCAATTGCCcaggcaaagaaaaatggtaCTCCCATCAGAACCAATGCTAGGTCATGCACAATTCTACCACAGTTTGTTGGCCTAAAATTTCAGATTCATAATGGCAGAGACTACGTGCAGGTTGAGATCAGTGAAGATATGGTTGGTTCAAAGCTAGGCGAATTTGCACATACCAGAAAGAGATGGTCATACACCCAAACTAAGAACAAATGA
- a CDS encoding uncharacterized protein (PKUD0D02610; similar to Saccharomyces cerevisiae YPL051W (ARL3); ancestral locus Anc_8.502) codes for MFHLAQSLYTHLMEWPEYSVLILGLDNAGKTTLLEELKERYIKGYKKIPSGRIIPTVGQNMTTLAVDNEVRLKFWDVGGQDALRELWEDYYSDSHGIVFVIDSCDAERLNECKNTLEKIINDDKVEGLPILMLANKQDMPQALEIANIKEVFNKMAEHLNANDSSVLAISARTGEGVSEAVKWIKDRVVLNKDARPPKFRK; via the coding sequence ATGTTTCATTTGGCACAGTCTCTGTACACACATCTAATGGAATGGCCAGAGTATTCTGTGCTCATTTTGGGATTGGACAATGCTGGTAAAACAACACTTTTGGAGGAGCTTAAGGAACGATACATCAAGGgatacaaaaaaataccaTCGGGCCGGATCATCCCCACGGTGGGGCAGAACATGACCACGCTGGCGGTCGACAATGAGGTACGGTTGAAGTTTTGGGACGTTGGTGGACAGGATGCACTACGAGAATTGTGGGAGGACTACTATAGTGACTCTCATGGAATTGTGTTTGTCATTGATTCATGCGATGCGGAGAGATTGAACGAATGCAAGAATACATTAGAGAAGATTATAAACGACGATAAGGTTGAAGGGTTACCGATATTGATGTTGGCGAACAAACAGGATATGCCCCAAGCTTTAGAGATTGCCAATATAAAGGAGGTCTTTAACAAAATGGCCGAACATTTGAATGCCAACGATTCCAGTGTTTTGGCTATTTCTGCGCGTACTGGAGAAGGTGTATCTGAGGCAGTCAAATGGATCAAAGACAGGGTTGTGCTGAATAAAGATGCCAGACCTCCAAAGTTTCGCAAGTAG
- a CDS encoding uncharacterized protein (PKUD0D02620; Pfam Domains: Nfu_N(7e-33)|NifU(1.6e-29)) has product MINMLARHQRQFQGFARVLRRTLFIQTQTTPNENALKFVPNGAQILPSKETRTIEISNIKDAIHKSDLALKLFSLNDKGISSILFGHDFITVVKQEGDWNVLKPQIFALLTEHLTMGKPVLSENFLNELASEREEYKEELTEEEEVVELIKELLSTRIQPAIQEDGGDIEYVGFDHSTGTVSIKLIGACKSCSSSEITLKSGIEDMLKYYIDEVKEVIKIEEPIIKSEDVDVNAAKTADGVNGMGVQDMRRMSGSDDELPPSL; this is encoded by the coding sequence ATGATAAACATGCTTGCAAGACATCAGAGACAATTTCAAGGATTTGCGAGAGTTCTACGTAGAACGCTATTTATACAAACACAGACAACACCCAATGAGAATGCGCTAAAATTTGTCCCTAATGGAGCACAAATACTACCCAGTAAAGAAACTCGGACTATTGAAATAAGCAACATAAAAGATGCAATCCATAAATCTGATTTAGCGTTGAAgctattttctttgaatgatAAGGGAATATCATCCATACTATTTGGGCATGATTTCATTACGGTTGTTAAACAAGAAGGAGATTGGAATGTCTTAAAACCTCAGATCTTTGCCTTGTTAACCGAACATCTGACCATGGGCAAGCCAGTATTAAGTGAGAACTTTCTCAATGAGTTAGCAAGTGAAAGGGAAGAGTATAAGGAGGAGCTAAcggaagaggaagaggtTGTTGAATTAATCAAGGAATTATTGAGCACACGAATCCAGCCTGCCATTCAAGAGGATGGAGGGGACATTGAGTATGTTGGATTTGACCATTCCACCGGTACGGTTTCCATTAAGTTGATTGGTGCATGCAAGTCGTGTTCGAGTTCTGAGATCACGTTGAAGAGCGGAATCGAAGACATGTTGAAGTATTATATTGACGAGGTTAAGGAAGTGATCAAGATTGAGGAGCCAATTATCAAGagtgaagatgttgatgtaAATGCCGCCAAGACTGCCGACGGTGTGAATGGAATGGGTGTCCAAGACATGAGGAGAATGTCTGGGTCAGACGATGAGTTACCACCGAGTTTGTAA
- a CDS encoding uncharacterized protein (PKUD0D02630; similar to Saccharomyces cerevisiae YPL127C (HHO1); ancestral locus Anc_8.629) — translation MSSKPAYKDMIIDAVLTAKERLGSSRQSIKKFILAKYALNSTTFDTHFNTAIRNGVKEGLFIQPKGPIGPIKLNKEMLKKTVKPKKVKSKSKTPSKAPKSVKSAQSSKTTTAVKISKPAKKSSKTLKDEKTKSSKSKTAKASTKKTPTKKTPAKKTSSAKSKTAKASVKKTASKKTASKKTNSPPKKATATTKSKSAKATKAKK, via the coding sequence ATGTCGTCCAAACCTGCTTACAAAGACATGATTATAGATGCCGTGCTAACGGCAAAGGAAAGATTAGGTTCTTCTCGTCAATCAATTAAAAAGTTTATTCTTGCAAAGTATGCTCtaaattcaacaactttCGATACTCATTTTAACACTGCCATTAGAAACGGTGTCAAGGAAGGGCTTTTTATTCAACCAAAGGGTCCAATTGGACCTATCAAGCTCAACAAGGAAATGCTTAAGAAGACCGTCAAACCAAAGAAAGTCAAGTCAAAATCGAAAACTCCATCAAAGGCTCCTAAATCCGTCAAGTCTGCACAATCATCGAAAACAACAACCGCAGTCAAGATTTCCAAACCAGCAAAGAAGTCGTCAAAGACTTTGAAGGATGAAAAGACAAAGTCATCAAAGTCCAAGACTGCAAAGGCGTCAACTAAAAAGACACCAACTAAAAAAACGCCAGCTAAAAAGACATCAAGTGCAAAGTCAAAGACTGCAAAGGCCTCCGTGAAGAAGACTGCCTCGAAGAAGACTGCCTCGAAGAAGACCAACTCGCCTCCAAAGAAGGCAACGGCAACGACAAAGAGCAAGTCAGCTAAGGCTacaaaggcaaagaaaTAG
- a CDS encoding uncharacterized protein (PKUD0D02640; Pfam Domains: SCP2(1.1e-09)) → MAQKYKYKSEPFLNGIGALLGSDASLQAEVKKSLRGGCALIEVRLRDGNVQKWILDSNRATFTKIGDLNDGKADAGSSANAEAVNTTNTLNTRNADVVLTLDDAQLVRLGRGKVSAQRLFLMGKLKVKGDVARAAIVERLLKAGAARQPKL, encoded by the coding sequence ATGGCACAGAAATACAAGTACAAATCCGAGCCATTTTTGAATGGAATTGGCGCGCTACTCGGGAGCGACGCGTCGCTCCAAGCAGAAGTGAAGAAATCTTTAAGAGGAGGATGTGCATTGATTGAGGTGCGACTAAGGGATGGTAATGTACAGAAATGGATCTTGGATTCCAATAGGGCAACATTCACTAAGATTGGAGATTTAAATGACGGTAAGGCCGATGCGGGTTCAAGTGCAAACGCCGAAGCTGTAAACACTACAAACACTTTAAACACTAGAAACGCTGACGTTGTGCTCACATTGGACGATGCGCAACTTGTGCGGCTTGGACGCGGGAAAGTTTCAGCACAAAGGCTCTTTTTAATGGGCAAATTAAAAGTTAAAGGAGACGTTGCGCGTGCGGCGATTGTCGAGCGGCTCTTAAAGGCGGGTGCGGCGCGCCAGCCAAAGTTGTGA